The Pseudomonas sp. HOU2 DNA window CCAGCGGATACAGGCAGAACTGCACCAGCGAACACATGAAGCCGACGACAAACAAAACTTCCAGCGGCACCTGCGGCAGGATCGCCAGCGGCAACGCCGCGACCGCGAGGAACCCGGCAAAGCAGCGAATCAGCAGCGCCCGGTCATAACGGTCGGACAACCAGCCCAACGGCCACTGCACCAGCAGTCCGGCAAAAATGCAGCTACCCATGAACAGACCGACCTGCTCGGTCGACAGCCCCTGCTGCGAGGCATACAGCGGCGCCAGACCGTAGAACGAGCCGATGATCAGACCAGCACCGAGCACCGTGCTCAACGATTGCGGCACGCGCTTGATAAAGAAGCGCGGTTCCATCGGTGCCGGATGCAGCGGCGCCGGGTGAATCCGGCGGGTCAGCGCCACCGGCACCAGACACAGGGCAAAACACAGCGCGACCAGCATCAGCAGCTCCAGGCCGAGGCCCGGATGCATGACCAGAATCAACTGACCGAGCACCAGCCCCAGATACGAAGCGATCATGTAACCGCTGAACACCAGCCCGCGCTGATTGGCATCGGCCTGCTCGTTGAGCCAGCTCTCGATCACCATGTATTGGCACATCATGCCCAGACCGACGATGGTCCGCAGCACCAGCCACGCCGGAAGCCAGTCGACCAGGCCATGCCCGAGCACCGCCGCGCCGACGATCCCGGCACACGCCGAATACGCTCGAATGTGTCCGACCCGGGCGATCAAGCGGTGACCGATCTTGCCGCCCAGCACCAGGCCGAAATAGTTGGCCGCCATCAGCGCACCGACCCACAGCCCGTCGACATGGTCAGCAGCCAGGCGCAATGCCAGATAAGTAGATAGAAGGCCCGAGCCGATCAACATCATCAGCGAGGCGAAATACAGCGCTCGAAAGGATTTCCAGATTTGGCGCATCGGCGTTCCGAGCGGCTCCTTGCAGTAAGTATCGGGCTATCCAAACGATAGCCCGACGACGACAGTTCGTCAGGCCTGGGCTGCTAGAACACGCCGTTCCCAGGGAGTGATTTCATCAAAGAAGCTGGTCAACTCCATGGTCTTCGAAGCGATGTAGCCTTCGATGAACTCCTGTCCGAACAGTTCCCTGGCCAATTGACTACGTTTCAGACGCTCGAGCGCGGCATGCAAGGTACACGGCAGCGAAAGATTGTCCGGCACTTCGAATTCGCCCTGAATCGCCGCGGTCGGTTCCAGCTCATGCTCGATCCCATGCAAGCCTGCGGCCAGACTCGCGGCAATCGCCAGATACGGGTTGGCATCGGCGCCGGGCAAGCGGTTTTCGACGCGCCGGGCCACTGGTGAACTGGCTGGAATCCGCAGCCCGGCGGCGCGGTTGTCGTGAGACCAGCAGGCATTGTTCGGCGACGCATACGGGTGACACAGACGCTGATAAGAGTTCACGTTCGGCGCGAACAGCGCAGTGAAATCAGCCATGCCCGCCTGCTGCCCGCCGATGAAATGGCGGAACATCGCCGTCGGCTCGCCGCTCTGGTCGCTGAACACATTGTTGCCGGTGGCGATCTCGACGAGACTCTGGTGAATGTGCATCGAACTGCCCGGCGTGTGCGCCAGCGGCTTGGCCATGCACACTACGCTCAGACCATGCTTGAGCGCGACTTCCTTGAGCAGGTGTTTGAACAGGAAGGTCTGATCGGCGAGCAACAGCGGATCACCATGCAGCAAGTTGATCTCGAACTGGCTGACGCCCATTTCATGCATGAAGGTATCGCGCGGCAGACCGAGGGCGGCCATGCATTTATAGACTTCGCTGAAGAATGGCCGCAGGCCATTGTTGGAACTGACACTGAACGCCGACTGACCATCCTCGCGGCGTCCATCTAGGCCTACCGGCGGGCGGAACGGCTGAGTCGGATCGGTGTTCGGGGCGAAGACAAAAAATTCCAGCTCGGTCGCCACCACCGGCGCGAGACCGCGCGCGGCGTAACGGGCGATGACTTTTTTGAGTTGACCGCGGGTCGACAGATTGGAGCTTTCGCCGCTCAGTTCGTCGGCATCGCAGATGGCCAGGGCACGTAGCTCGTCGCTCCATGGCAGGGGATG harbors:
- a CDS encoding MFS transporter; translated protein: MRQIWKSFRALYFASLMMLIGSGLLSTYLALRLAADHVDGLWVGALMAANYFGLVLGGKIGHRLIARVGHIRAYSACAGIVGAAVLGHGLVDWLPAWLVLRTIVGLGMMCQYMVIESWLNEQADANQRGLVFSGYMIASYLGLVLGQLILVMHPGLGLELLMLVALCFALCLVPVALTRRIHPAPLHPAPMEPRFFIKRVPQSLSTVLGAGLIIGSFYGLAPLYASQQGLSTEQVGLFMGSCIFAGLLVQWPLGWLSDRYDRALLIRCFAGFLAVAALPLAILPQVPLEVLFVVGFMCSLVQFCLYPLAVAFSNDHVEGDRRVSLTAMLLVTYGVGASIGPLLAGVLMKLFGSQSLYAFFSFFALVLVWRIRPKAVTNLHQVDDAPLHHVAMPDSMSSSPLVAALDPRVDEQVVQEQMQTTVTPEPEPEPEPEVQPEAAVETDPTDGGDKPTPDISGARP
- a CDS encoding glutamine synthetase family protein, with translation MTAEGFLEGRRLQMARGVLLQCIMGGYPPARFYGSDDGDLALVAEPSMIHPLPWSDELRALAICDADELSGESSNLSTRGQLKKVIARYAARGLAPVVATELEFFVFAPNTDPTQPFRPPVGLDGRREDGQSAFSVSSNNGLRPFFSEVYKCMAALGLPRDTFMHEMGVSQFEINLLHGDPLLLADQTFLFKHLLKEVALKHGLSVVCMAKPLAHTPGSSMHIHQSLVEIATGNNVFSDQSGEPTAMFRHFIGGQQAGMADFTALFAPNVNSYQRLCHPYASPNNACWSHDNRAAGLRIPASSPVARRVENRLPGADANPYLAIAASLAAGLHGIEHELEPTAAIQGEFEVPDNLSLPCTLHAALERLKRSQLARELFGQEFIEGYIASKTMELTSFFDEITPWERRVLAAQA